TTCTCGAAGACGTTGATACGCGCCGCCTCACTCGGCACCTGAGAACCGTGGGCGTGATGCGCGGCGTGATCGGGGCCGGCGACGCGCCCACCGACGACGCGCGCGCCGAGCTCGAGGCGTGCCCGTCCATGGAAGGCCTGGACCTGGCATCTCGCGTCACGACCCGCGAGCCGTATACCTGGGGCAATCCCGCCGCGTCCAACCACATCGTGGCGTACGACTACGGCATCAAACGGAACATCCTCCGCCTGTTCGAGGCGCATGATTGTCGGGTCACGGTGCTCCCCGCGGAGACGCCGGCCGAGATGGCGCTCGAACTCCAACCGGACGGGATCTTCCTCGCCAACGGGCCGGGCGATCCGGCGGCCGTGACCTACGCGCCCGCAACGGTTCGCAAGATCGCCGCGGCGGGCGTGCCGATCTTCGGGATCTGCCTCGGACATCAGATCCTGGCGCTGACGTTCGGCGCCAGGACCGAGAAGATGGCCTATGGCCACAGGGGCGGAAACCATCCGGTCAGGGCCGTGGCCACGGGACACGTCCTCATCACGTCCCAGAACCATGGGTTTGCGGTGGCGGGAGACGAACGGGGCATTCCTGGCGCGCCGGCGCTGGAGGTCACGCACGTCAATCTCAATGACGGGAGCATAGAGGGCTTGCGCCACAAGGAGTTACCGATTTTTGCGGTGCAATATCACCCCGAGGCGGCTCCAGGCCCCCATGACGCCAGGCCATTGTTCGACCAATTCATGGACGTGGTCCGCAATTCCGGCGTCTGAAAGCCCACAACCTCTTGACACACAACACTTAACGGCCATAAGTTCGGGGAGCGCTCAAGCCTCAGAGCGCCTGACCCCGAGGCTCTTCAATGACCAAAGCCGATCTGGTCGAGCATGTAACGGCGCAGATCGCCCGGACTGCCGGGCCGATGATCTCGAAGAAGGACTGCGCTCGCGTCGTCGACGCCTTTCTCGAAGCCATTAAAGACGCGCTGCACGATCAGAAAAACATCGAAGTCCGCGGGTTCGGCACCTTCAAGATTCGCCATCGCAAGACCCGGATGGCGCGCAATCCGCGCACCGGATCTCCCGTCGAAGTGTCCGCCCGCCCAGTGCCGGTGTTCAAGCCCTCCAAGGAGTTGCGCGCTCTGGTGGCCGATCTGGACATCGAGGACATCGAAGACGATACCGACTCGATCGAGGTCTCCAAGGCCTGACCCGATCCCGGGTTCCCTTACCGCCCCGGCGTCTGACGCCGGGGCGTTTTGTTTGGACAACTGCTGCCGAGCGCTCGCGGCCAAGCCGACACCGTGTCGTGCTTTCCTCCGGTCCCCTCTTCGCATAGCATTCGCCCCATGACCGTGCGCGTGCTGCTCTTCGCCTCCTATGCCGACGTTCTCGGTGGTCCGGAGATCCGGCTGGACCTCCCCGACGGATCCACCGTGCGCGAGCTGCTCGACGCCTTGCGACGCCGGCCCGGCGCGCACCGGCTTCCGCCGGCTCCCCTCGTGGCCGTGAACCAGCGCTACGCCGGCCTGGGCACCCCGGTCACGGCGGCCGATGAAGTGGCGATCATCCCTCCGGTGGCGGGGGGATGATGCGAGGCGCGATCGTGGACCGTCCGCTCGATCCCTCAGCGCTGCTCGCCGAAGCCTCGGACCCCGCCCATGGCGCGGCCGTGCTCTTCGTGGGCGCCGTGCGCGATACGAACGGTGGGCGCGGCGTTCGCGGCATCGAGTATACGGCGTACCGCGAGATGGCCGAGCGCGAGTTGGCCGACATCCTTCGCGAGACGGGCGCCCGGTTTCCCGGCGCGCGCGCGGTGGTGGAACACCGGTTGGGCACCCTGGGGCTGGGCGAGGCGAGCGTGGTGATCGCCGTGGGACACGCGCACCGCGGCGCGGCATACGACGCCTCGCGCCACGTGATCGAGGAGATCAAGCGCCGGCTTCCCATCTGGAAGCGCGAGCACTACGCCGACGGCACGCGGGAGTGGGTGCACGCCGGAACGGGCCTGGCGCAGCCCGCGGAGCAGGCGCGATGAGCGAGGCGCTGCGCGATCAGTTCGGCCGCAGCATCGAGTACCTGCGGATCTCGGTCACCGACCGGTGCAACTTCCGGTGCCTGTACTGCATGCCCGCCGAGGGACTGCAGTGGCTGCCCAAGACGGAGATCCTCTCGTACGAGGAGATCGCCGAGACGGTTCGACAGCTCGCGCCGCTCGGGCTGCGCCGGCTGCGCATCACCGGCGGCGAGCCCACGATTCGGCCCGACCTCGACCAACTCGTTCGGATGCTCAGGGCCGTGCCGGGCATCGAAGACATCGCGCTCTCCACCAACGGCGTGCGCCTGGGCGCGCTCGGCGCCCGGCTGCGCGAGGTGGGACTGGACCGCGTCAACATCAGCGCCGACAGTCTGCGTCCCGACCGGATCGCGGCCATCGCGCGGCGGAACCTCGGGTTCGATCCGGTGGCGGCGGCCACGGCGGCGCAGGACGCGGGGCTCGATCCCATCAAGATCAACGTCGTGGTCATGCGCGGCGTGAACGACGACGAGGTGGAGGATTTCGCGCGTCTCACGCTGGAGCATCCGTGGCACGTGCGATTCATCGAGCTGATGCCCGTGGGAGACATGCGCGACCTCACCTGGGAGCACGTGGTCCCGAGCGACGAGCTGCTGGTGCGCCTTCGCACGCTGGGCGAACTGGCGGCGGCTCCGGGGCCCGCGCGCGGCAATGGTCCGGCGGTGTACTACCGTCTGCCGGGCGCCGCCGGGTCGATCGGCGTCATCACGCCGATGTCGCACACGTATTGCGGCTCCTGCAACCGCGTCCGCCTCACCGCCGATGGGCGGTTGCGCACCTGCCTGTTCGGCGACCACGAAGTGGACCTGCGCACCCCGCTGCGCGCCGGCGAGCCATTGGAGCCGTTCTTCCGCCGGGCGCTGGCCGAGAAGCCCAAGGAGCACGCGTTGCTGCAGATGCAGATCGGCGGGCTCCGGGCGTTGTCGCAGGTCGGGGGTTAGCCAGGCCGGACGGCACGGCACGCGCCGCCATGGCGTCGCGCACGGGCGGCACGATGCAATGGGGACCTGCTGGGTCCCCTTCGTGCGTCGCGCGCGAGACCCCGATGCCGCGTGGCGCGCGTGCTCGGCGGTCCGCTCCCGGCACAACGGATCTGCCGGGAGCGTTGCTCGCACTCGGGCAGCGGAATACTTTTCTTTGGCTGTTCACTACTTCTTCTTCCGCGATGGACTCATGGTCAACAAGATCACGGTGGTCGGCGCAGGCAACGTCGGCGCGACGACCGCCCAACGCGTTGCAGAGAAGCAACTCGCCCGCACGGTCGTGATGGTGGACGTGGTCGAGGGCATTCCACAGGGCAAGGGTCTTGACCAGTGGGAGTCGGCTCCCATTGAAGGATTCGACACCCGTGTCATCGGCACCAACAACTACGACGATACCGCCGATTCGGACATCGTCATCATCACCGCCGGCATCGCCCGCAAGCCCGGGATGTCGCGCGACGATTTGCTGAACACCAACGCCGGCATCGTGAAGTCGGTGAGCGAACAGATCAAGAAGACGTCGCCCAATGCGATCATCATCGTCGTGTCCAATCCGCTCGACGTGATGTGCTACGTGGCCAAGGAAGTCACGGGCTTCCCGCGGCAGCGGGTGATCGGCATGGCGGGGGTGCTCGACACGGCGCGCTACCGCGCGTTCCTGGCCGAAGCGCTGGACATCTCGGTGCGCGACATCCAGGCGATGGTCCTCGGCGGCCACGGCGACACGATGGTACCGCTGATCTCGTACACCACGGTGAGCGGCATTCCGGTCACGCAGCTCATCGACCGCAGCAAGCTCGACGCGATCGTCGAGCGGACGCGCGCCGGCGGGGCCGAGATCGTGAAGTACCTCAAGACCGGTTCGGCGTACTACGCGCCGTCGTCGGGCGCCGTCCAGATGGCCGAAGCGATCGTGAATGACGAGAAGCGCATCCTGCCCTGCGCGGCGTGGCTCGAGGGCGAGTACGGCCAGAAGGGCATCTTCCTCGGCGTGCCCTGCAAGCTGGGACGCAAGGGCATCGAGCGCGTGCTCGAGGTGGAACTCACGTCGGAGGAGCGCGCGGCGTTGGCCAAGAGCGCCGACGCGGTACGCGAACCGATGAGCGCGGTCAAACTATGAGCGGATCACGCGATGCGGGAAGGCGGACCAACCGGTCCACTTCCCGCATCGCGCGTTCCGGCGTTCCCCACCCGAACTTCCGATCACGATGAGCTGGTTCGTCAATCTGTACCGGTCCACAATCGGGAAGAAGATCATCATGGCGGTCACGGGGCTGATCGGTATCGCCTTCGTGGTGCTGCACATGGTGGGCAACCTCCAGGTCTTCATCGGTCAGGACAAGTTCGACGCATACGCCGCGCTGCTCCACGGGCCGCTCGCCGAAGTGCTCTGGGTGGCTCGCGCCGTGCTCGTGGCCGCGGTGCTCCTCCACGTGCTGATGGCCTGGCAGCTCACGCAGCGGGCTCACGCCGCGCGGCCGGTGGACTACCGCATGCGCCAGGCGCAGGTCTCCACGCTGGCCTCGCGCACCATGCGGTGGGGCGGGGTGTTGCTGCTGGCATTCATCGTGTTCCACATCCTGCACTTCACGGTGGGGACGATCGACCCGGCGGGGGTGTTCCACACCACCGACGCCGCGGGGCGGCATGACATCTACGGCGACGTCGTGGCCAGCTTCCGCATCTGGTGGGTATCGGGGTTCTACCTCCTGTCGATGGCGTTCCTGGGGCTGCACCTGTTCCACGGCGCGTGGAGTTCGTTGCGCACCCTGGGCGTGGCGCGCCCGTCGGAGCATCCGCTGCATCGGCGCATCGCGGCCGCCGTGGCGATCGCGGTCTGGCTCGGCTTCACCCTCGTTCCGCTCGGCGTCATCGCCGGCATCGTGCACTAGCCATGGAACTCAAGTCGCGCACCCCCTCGGGACCGGTCGCCGAGGCGTGGGACAAGCACAAGTTCGACATGAAGCTCGTGAACCCCGCCAACAAGCGAAAGTACACGGTCATCGTGGTCGGCTCGGGGCTCGCCGGCGCCTCGGCCGCCGCTTCGATGAGCGAGCTGGGGTACAACGTCAAGAACTTCTGCTTCCAGGACTCGCCGCGGCGGGCCCACAGCATCGCCGCCCAGGGCGGCATCAACGCCGCCAAGAACTATCCCAACGACGGCGACAGCATCTGGCGCCTGTTCTACGACACGGTCAAGGGCGGCGACTTCCGGTCGCGCGAGTCCAACGTATACCGGCTGGCGCAGGTGAGCGTGCAGATCATCGACCAGTGCGTGGCGCAGGGCGTGCCGTTCGCGCGCGAGTATGGCGGGCTGCTCACCAACCGGTCGTTCGGCGGGGCGCAGGTCTCGCGCACGTTCTATGCGCGCGGGCAGACGGGGCAGCAACTGCTCCTGGGCGCGTATCAGGCGCTGGAAAAGGAGATCGCCAAGGGCGGCGTGACGATGTATCCGCGCACCGAGATGCTCGACGTGATCGTCGTCGACGGGCGGGCGCGGGGCATCGTGGTGCGCGACCTCGTCACGGGCAAGATCGAGAGCCACCTCGCCGACGCCGTGGTGCTGGGCACCGGCGGGTACGGCAACGTGTTCTTCCTGTCCACCAACGCCAAGGGGTCGAACGTGACCGCCGCCTGGCGCGCCTACAAGCGCGGGGCGGCGTTCGCCAACCCCTGTTACACGCAGATCCATCCCACCTGCATCCCGGTGAGCGGCGAGCACCAGTCCAAGCTCACGCTGATGAGCGAGTCGCTGCGCAACGACGGGCGCGTCTGGGTGCCCAAGAAGGCCGGCGACACGCGCGCGCCGGGCCAGATTCCCGAGGCGGAGCGCGACTATTATCTCGAACGGAAGTATCCGAGCTTCGGGAATCTGTCGCCGCGCGACATCTCGTCGCGCGCGGCCAAGGAAGTGTGCGACGAAGGGCGCGGCGTGGGGCCGGGCGGTCGAGGCGTCTACCTCGACTTCGCCGACGCCATCGCGCGGCTTGGCCAGGACCTGATCGCCGAGCGCTATGGCAATCTGTTCGAGATGTACGAACGGATCACCGGCGAGAATCCGTACAAGGTGCCGATGCGCATCTATCCCGCCGTCCACTACACCATGGGCGGGCTGTGGGTGGACTACAATCTGATGAGCACCATCCCCGGCCTCCACGTGATCGGCGAAGCGAACTTCTCCGACCACGGCGCCAACCGCCTCGGCGCAAGCGCGCTGATGCAGGGGCTTGCCGACGGGTATTTCGTCATCCCGCTCACGATCGGCGACTACCTGGGGTCCAACAAACTCGAGCCGATCACGCCCGATCATCCCGAGGTCCGCGCCGCCGAGACGGCCGTGACCGAGCGCACCAAGCGCCTGCTGTCGGTGAACGGGAAGCGCTCGGTCACCTCGTTCCACCGCGAGCTGGGCAAGCTCATGTGGGAGTACTGCGGCATGGCGCGCAGCGCCGACGGGCTCAAGCATGCGCTGGCCGAGATCCCCAAGCTCCGCGAGGAGTTCTGGCGCAACGTCACGGTGCCGGGCACGGGCGTGGAGTTGAATCAGTCGCTGGAGCATGCGGGGCGCGTGGCCGATTTCTTCGAACTCGCCGAGCTGATGTGCACCGACGCGCTCCACCGGGAAGAGTCGTGCGGCGGCCACTTTCGCGTGGAGCATCAGACGGCGGACGGCGAGGCCAAGCGCGACGACGAGCACTTCGCGTACGTGGCGGCCTGGGAGTACCAGGGCGACGGGAAGGCGCCGGCGCTCCACAAGGAACCGCTGGCATTCGACAACGTGCACCTGGCCACACGGAGCTATAAGTGAGACTCACCCTTCACGTATGGCGGCAGCCGGCGGCCAATGCCGGAGGGCGGTTCGAGCGATATGAAGCGCCCGACGTCAGCCCCGACATGTCGTTCCTCGAGATGCTCGACGTGGTGAACGAGGGACTCATCGCCCAGGGCCAGGTGCCGATCGCGTTCGATCACGACTGTCGCGAGGGGATCTGCGGCATGTGTGGCATGGTGGTGAACGGCGTGGCGCATGGGCCGATGAAGATGACCACTACCTGCCAGCTGCACATGCGGCATTTCAAGGACGGCGACGAGTTGTGGATCGAGCCGTGGCGGGCCCGGGCGTTCCACGTCGTGAAGGATCTGGTGGTGGATCGCAGCGCCTTCGACCGGATCATCCAGGCGGGAGGGTTCATCAGCGCGCCCACGGGCGCCGCCCAGGACGCGAACGCGATTCCGGTATCCAAGCAGGACGCCGATGAGGCGATGGACGCCGCGGCCTGCATCGGCTGCGGCGCCTGCGTGGCAGCGTGCCCCAACGGCTCGGCATCGCTGTTCACGGCCGCCAAGATCTCACATCTCGGGCTGTTGCCCCAGGGGCAGCCGGAGCGCTACCGGCGCGCCCTGCGGATGGTGGCGCAGATGGATCTCGAGAACTTCGGCGGGTGCACCCTGTTCGGCGAGTGCCAGGAAGCGTGTCCCAAGGGCATCAGCATCGACTTCATCGCGCGGATGAACCGCGACTATCTGGGCGCCGTGGTGACCGAGCGCCCGGAGAAGGCGGTGGGCGGCGCGGGCTGACGCGACGGATCAGAGCCGCGGCAGCGTCACCCCATGCTGCCCCTGGTACTTGCCCTTCTTGTCCTTGTAGGAGATCTCGGGCTCCTCTTCGCCCTTGAAGAAGAGCACCTGGGCGATCCCCTCATTGGCGTAGATCTTGGCGGGGAGCGGCGTGGTGTTCGAGATCTCCAGGGTCACGAATCCCTCCCATTCCGGCTCGAAGGGCGTGACGTTGGTGATGATGCCGCACCGGGCGTAGGTGGACTTGCCCACCGTCACCGTGAGGATGTTCCTCGGGATGCGGAAGTACTCCACCGAGCGGGCCAGGGCAAACGAGTTGGGCGGGACGATGCAGACGTCCCCCTCGAACTCCACGAAGCTCTTGGGATCGAAGTCCTTGGGATCCACGATCGAGTTCAGCACGTTCGTGAAGATCCGGAACTCCCGCGCCACGCGCATGTCGTAGCCGTACGAGCTGACGCCATAGGAGATGACGCCGGCGCGCACCTGGCGGTCTTCGAAGGGCTCGATCATCCCGTGTTCCTTGGCCATGCGGGTGATCCAGCGATCGGACATGATGCTCATGAGGGGCCCGAGAGAGGGTGGCGGTGGGGGCGGGGACGGCTGGCCGCGCGCCGGAATGTATCCACCCACGCCACACGCGCCAAGCGTGTCGGCGGGACGTGAGGAATCCGGTTGACCCCCGCCAACACGCTGGATAACTTTTCCGCGCTGGAGCTAGTGAAAGTTTTCACGAAGTCTGGAGCGCCATGGAACGCACGTATTTCCCCGTCCTGCTCCTGCTCGGCTTCGCCATCGTCAACGCGGTGGTGATGCTGGGGCTCTCCCATCTCACGCTGCGTCCGCGCCCGACGCCGGTCAAACAGGCCGCGTACGAATCCGGCATGCCGCCGCTGGGCGACGCCCGTGAGCGATTCTCGGTCAAGTTCTACATGGTCGCGGTGCTCTTCATCATCTTCGACATCGAGACCGTGTTCATGATTCCGTGGGGTGCGAACTTCCGCGAACTGTCGTGCGCGGTGCCCCTCGTGGGCGGCGCCTGTCCGGCAGGACAGATCTCGTTCTTCGGCCTCGGGGAGATGCTGGTGTTCATGGCCATTCTCCTCGTCGGTTTCCTCTACGTCTGGAAGAAGGGTGCCCTGCAATGGGACTGACCCCGCGCCCGGAGTCGACCGTGTCGTACAATCCGGCCTCACAGGAAGGCTGGGTGGCCACGAAGCTCGACTTTCTCGTCAACTGGGCCCGCGCCAGCTCGCTCTGGCCAATGCCGTTCGGCACCGCGTGCTGCGCCATCGAATTCATGGCCAGCGCCGCGAGCGACTTCGACCTCGCGCGGTTCGGCATGGAGCGGATGAGCTTCTCCCCGCGCCAGGCCGACGTGCTGATCTGCGCCGGCCGTGTGCCGTTCAAGCTGGCGCCCGTGCTGCGTCGCATCTGGCAGCAGATGCCGCAGCCCAAGTGGGCGATCTCCATGGGCGCCTGCGCGTCGTCGGGCGGGATGTTCGACAACTATGCGGTGGTGCAGGGCATCGACACCATCATTCCGGTGGACGTGTACGTCCCCGGGTGCCCGCCGCGGCCGGAAGGCCTGATCTACGGGATCATGCTCCTCCAGGAGAAGGTCAAGAAGGAGCGCGCGGCCGACAAGACGCTCCGCAACGAGATGGAGCCCGACCCCAAGAGCCAGCTCTACATCCCGCCGTCGCTGATCGACGAACTGTCGGAGCCGTTCGGGAATTCGGTCCACCAGACCCGGTCGGGCCTGTGAGCGCGCCGTTCACGCCCCTGGTGGCCGGCAGCGCCCTCGGCGCCGGCGCGCCGTCGCCCGCCACCCCGCACCATGTGGCGTTGGCCGGCGGCGACGCCAATCCGTCGGCCGCGGCGTTGCAGGCGCGCTTCGGTGACGCGGTGCGCCGCGTGCACGTGGTGCGCGGCGAGACCAACGTCGTCGTCGCCGACGCCTCCCTGCTCGACATCGTGCGCTGGCTGCACGACGATCCGTCGCAGCAGTACGAGTACCTCTCCGACGTGACGGCGGTGGAGTTCCGCGACCCCGAGCAGCCGATCGAGGTGGTGTGGCACCTGCGCTCCATCGTGTACCGGCGGTTCCTGCGGCTCAAGGTGGAGCTGACCCGGGGCGAACCGCTCGCCGTGTCCAGCGTCTGGGACGTGTACAAGGGAGCGGATTGGCTGGAGCGCGAGTGCTACGACATGTTCGGCATCGCGTTTCGCGGCCACCCCGATCTGCGCCGCATTCTGATGTGGGAGGGATACCGCGAAGGGTTCCCCCTCCGGAAGGACTTCCCGCTGCGGGGCCGGTTCAGCCGGTCGGAGCAGCTCCGGCAGGCGCTGGCGGCCAATCCCGAAGCCCGCTACTCGATGGAAGAGCTGTCGATCGCCGACGCGTTCGAGGACCTCCCGCAGGAAATGCGGCGCCGCCTGAGCGGCGGCGAGCAGGCGGGGGAATAGCGCGCCATGCCAACGACCAAGCGTACGGTGGAAGTCGAACTCTCGACCACGGGCCTCGATGCGCAGGGCCGTCCGGTGCGGGTGCCCCTGGTGACCGACGACCGGGGCAACGCCGTGGCCATGGAAGCGCCCGAGGCGATGGAGCCCGATCTCGCCGGCGAGCACATGCTCATCAACATCGGTCCGCAGCACCCGGCCACGCACGGCGTGCTCCGGCTGGTGCTCGAACTCGACGGCGAGACCGTGGTGCGTTGCATTCCGCACATCGGGTACCTGCACTGCGGCTTCGAGAAGATCGGCGAATATCGCCAGTACAATCAGATCATCCCGTGGACGGATCGCGAGGACTACCTCAACTCCCCGGGCAACAACGTCGCCTTCGTGCTCGGCGCCGAGCGGCTGTTCGGGATCGAGATCACGGAACGCTGCACGGTGCTCCGGGTGATCGCGATGGAGCTGTCGCGGATCATCTCGCACCTCGTCTGGTGGGGCACCACCTGCATCGACATCGGCGCGTTCACGCCGTTCCTCTGGCTGTTCCAGGAGCGCGAACGGGTGTACGAGTTGATCGAGATGTGGATCGGCGCCCGGCTCACGACGTCGCTGACCCGCGTCGGCGGCATGGGCGCCGACATCCCCGACGGCTTCATGGACAAGCTCACCGGCTTCGTGAAGAGCTTCCCCAAGACGATCGACGAAGCCGAGCGGATGCTGTCGAAGAACGCGGTGTGGGTGGGGCGCACGGTCGGCCTCGGGGCGATGTCGGCCGACGAGGCGATGAACTACGGCCTCTCGGGCCCGATGCTCCGGGCGTCCGGCGTGGCGTACGACGTCCGCCGCGACTTCCCGTATCTGGATTACGAGACGTACGACTTCGACGTGCCGGTGGGCACGAGCGGCGACGTGTACGACCGGTATCTGGTGCGCGTGGAAGAGCTGCGCCAGTCGGTGCGGATCCTCGAGCAGGCCATCCGGCGGCTGCCCGACGGCCCGGTGAACGTCGACGACCACCGCGTGATCCTGCCGCCCAAGAGCAAGGCCACGAGCGACATGGAGTCGATGATCCATCACTTCAAGCAGGTCATGGAAGGTCCGCGGCCGCCGGCCGGCGAGTGCTACGTGGCGGTGGAGAGTCCCAAGGGCGAGAAGGGCTACTACATGGTGTCCGACGGCACGTCGAAGCCGGTGCGCTGGCGCATCCGGCCTCCGTCGTTCGTGAATCTGTCCGCCATCCCGAAGATGGTGGAGGGCCACCTGCTGTCGGACGTGATCGCCATCAACGCGAGCATCGACATCGTCATGGGCGAGATCGACCGATGACGGCCCGCCTGCTCGAGCATACCTTCGAAGGAGATTCCGGCCGGTGAACGCGCAAGACATGGGCGGCGTGGACGCCCCCGCCGACGCATCGCACGGGCACCACGCGGAGCACTACCAGCCGGTGTTCGTCGGCGATCGGCGCCGGCAGCTCGACGAGCTGTTCACGCGCTACCCGACCAGGATGGCGGCGCTGCTGCCGGCCCTGTGGATGGTCCAGGAAGACCGCGGCTGGATCAGCGAAGAAGGGATGGCCGAGGTGGCCACCGTGCTGGAGCTCACCCCCGCATACGTGAAGGGCGTGGTGACCTTCTACACGATGTACCACCAGCACCCGGTGGGACGGCACTTCATCCAGGTCTGCACCACCTCGCCGTGCGCCGTGTGCGGGGCCGAGGACGTGCGCGACGCCTTCCTCCGCCATACGGGGTGCGAGGAGCTCGGCGTCACGTCGCAGGACGGACGGTTCACGGTGATCGAGGTCGAGTGCCTGGGCGCCTGCGGATTCGCGACGCCGGTGATGATCAACGAGCAATTCCTGGAATCGGTGACGCCCGAGAAGGTGCCCGAGATCCTCTCTGGTTTGAAATAATGGGATATCCGCACGCACCGCACGCTCGCGAGACGCTGCTGCTCTCCAAGTATTTCGGAGACCGGGAGGCGGTTTCGCTCGACGGCTGGAAGACGCGGGGGGGCTACACCGCGCTGCGCAAGGCGCTGGCCATGGAACCGGCAGAGATCGTCAACATCGTGAAGGAGTCGGGCCTGCGCGGGCGCGGCGGCGCCGGATTCCCCACGGGCGTGAAATGGTCGTTCATGAAGCCGGGGGACGGCAAGCCGCACTACCTGTGCTGCAACGCCGATGAATCGGAACCGGGCACGTTCAAGGACCGCGAGATCATGCGCTGGACGCCGCACGCCCTCATCGAGGGCTGCGCGATCGGCGCCTACGCGATCGGCGCCGAGACCTGCTACATCTACATCCGCGGCGAATTCACCGAGCCCATCGTCCGCATGGAAGCGGCGCTCGTCGAAGCGTACGCCGCCGGCATCCTCGGCAAGAACGCGATGGGCACCGGCAAGACGGTCAACGTCTACGTGCACAAGGGGGCGGGCGCCTACATCTGCGGTGAGGAGACGGCGCTCATGAACTCCATCGAGGGGCGGCGCGGCAATCCGCGCATCAAGCCGCCCTTCCCGGCGGTGTCGGGCGTGTTCGCGCAGCCGACCACGATCAACAACGTCGAGACGCTGGCCGCCATCCCCCACATCCTCAACCACGGCGGCGCGTGGTACAAGCAGTTCGGGCGCGCCGACAATCCCAAGAGCACGGGCA
Above is a genomic segment from Gemmatimonadaceae bacterium containing:
- the mdh gene encoding malate dehydrogenase, translating into MVNKITVVGAGNVGATTAQRVAEKQLARTVVMVDVVEGIPQGKGLDQWESAPIEGFDTRVIGTNNYDDTADSDIVIITAGIARKPGMSRDDLLNTNAGIVKSVSEQIKKTSPNAIIIVVSNPLDVMCYVAKEVTGFPRQRVIGMAGVLDTARYRAFLAEALDISVRDIQAMVLGGHGDTMVPLISYTTVSGIPVTQLIDRSKLDAIVERTRAGGAEIVKYLKTGSAYYAPSSGAVQMAEAIVNDEKRILPCAAWLEGEYGQKGIFLGVPCKLGRKGIERVLEVELTSEERAALAKSADAVREPMSAVKL
- a CDS encoding HU family DNA-binding protein, yielding MTKADLVEHVTAQIARTAGPMISKKDCARVVDAFLEAIKDALHDQKNIEVRGFGTFKIRHRKTRMARNPRTGSPVEVSARPVPVFKPSKELRALVADLDIEDIEDDTDSIEVSKA
- the dcd gene encoding dCTP deaminase, with translation MSIMSDRWITRMAKEHGMIEPFEDRQVRAGVISYGVSSYGYDMRVAREFRIFTNVLNSIVDPKDFDPKSFVEFEGDVCIVPPNSFALARSVEYFRIPRNILTVTVGKSTYARCGIITNVTPFEPEWEGFVTLEISNTTPLPAKIYANEGIAQVLFFKGEEEPEISYKDKKGKYQGQHGVTLPRL
- a CDS encoding fumarate reductase/succinate dehydrogenase flavoprotein subunit produces the protein MELKSRTPSGPVAEAWDKHKFDMKLVNPANKRKYTVIVVGSGLAGASAAASMSELGYNVKNFCFQDSPRRAHSIAAQGGINAAKNYPNDGDSIWRLFYDTVKGGDFRSRESNVYRLAQVSVQIIDQCVAQGVPFAREYGGLLTNRSFGGAQVSRTFYARGQTGQQLLLGAYQALEKEIAKGGVTMYPRTEMLDVIVVDGRARGIVVRDLVTGKIESHLADAVVLGTGGYGNVFFLSTNAKGSNVTAAWRAYKRGAAFANPCYTQIHPTCIPVSGEHQSKLTLMSESLRNDGRVWVPKKAGDTRAPGQIPEAERDYYLERKYPSFGNLSPRDISSRAAKEVCDEGRGVGPGGRGVYLDFADAIARLGQDLIAERYGNLFEMYERITGENPYKVPMRIYPAVHYTMGGLWVDYNLMSTIPGLHVIGEANFSDHGANRLGASALMQGLADGYFVIPLTIGDYLGSNKLEPITPDHPEVRAAETAVTERTKRLLSVNGKRSVTSFHRELGKLMWEYCGMARSADGLKHALAEIPKLREEFWRNVTVPGTGVELNQSLEHAGRVADFFELAELMCTDALHREESCGGHFRVEHQTADGEAKRDDEHFAYVAAWEYQGDGKAPALHKEPLAFDNVHLATRSYK
- the moaA gene encoding GTP 3',8-cyclase MoaA; translated protein: MSEALRDQFGRSIEYLRISVTDRCNFRCLYCMPAEGLQWLPKTEILSYEEIAETVRQLAPLGLRRLRITGGEPTIRPDLDQLVRMLRAVPGIEDIALSTNGVRLGALGARLREVGLDRVNISADSLRPDRIAAIARRNLGFDPVAAATAAQDAGLDPIKINVVVMRGVNDDEVEDFARLTLEHPWHVRFIELMPVGDMRDLTWEHVVPSDELLVRLRTLGELAAAPGPARGNGPAVYYRLPGAAGSIGVITPMSHTYCGSCNRVRLTADGRLRTCLFGDHEVDLRTPLRAGEPLEPFFRRALAEKPKEHALLQMQIGGLRALSQVGG
- the carA gene encoding glutamine-hydrolyzing carbamoyl-phosphate synthase small subunit, encoding MTLTRHQPGFLLLEDGTLFHGALRTDAPTTVAEVVFTTNMSGYQEVFTDPSYRGQIVVMTAPMIGNYGINEEDPESAGVQVAGVIVRELSNEYSSWRADGDLAGWLGRAQVPILEDVDTRRLTRHLRTVGVMRGVIGAGDAPTDDARAELEACPSMEGLDLASRVTTREPYTWGNPAASNHIVAYDYGIKRNILRLFEAHDCRVTVLPAETPAEMALELQPDGIFLANGPGDPAAVTYAPATVRKIAAAGVPIFGICLGHQILALTFGARTEKMAYGHRGGNHPVRAVATGHVLITSQNHGFAVAGDERGIPGAPALEVTHVNLNDGSIEGLRHKELPIFAVQYHPEAAPGPHDARPLFDQFMDVVRNSGV
- a CDS encoding succinate dehydrogenase/fumarate reductase iron-sulfur subunit; this translates as MRLTLHVWRQPAANAGGRFERYEAPDVSPDMSFLEMLDVVNEGLIAQGQVPIAFDHDCREGICGMCGMVVNGVAHGPMKMTTTCQLHMRHFKDGDELWIEPWRARAFHVVKDLVVDRSAFDRIIQAGGFISAPTGAAQDANAIPVSKQDADEAMDAAACIGCGACVAACPNGSASLFTAAKISHLGLLPQGQPERYRRALRMVAQMDLENFGGCTLFGECQEACPKGISIDFIARMNRDYLGAVVTERPEKAVGGAG
- a CDS encoding succinate dehydrogenase cytochrome b subunit, whose translation is MSWFVNLYRSTIGKKIIMAVTGLIGIAFVVLHMVGNLQVFIGQDKFDAYAALLHGPLAEVLWVARAVLVAAVLLHVLMAWQLTQRAHAARPVDYRMRQAQVSTLASRTMRWGGVLLLAFIVFHILHFTVGTIDPAGVFHTTDAAGRHDIYGDVVASFRIWWVSGFYLLSMAFLGLHLFHGAWSSLRTLGVARPSEHPLHRRIAAAVAIAVWLGFTLVPLGVIAGIVH
- a CDS encoding MoaD/ThiS family protein: MTVRVLLFASYADVLGGPEIRLDLPDGSTVRELLDALRRRPGAHRLPPAPLVAVNQRYAGLGTPVTAADEVAIIPPVAGG
- a CDS encoding molybdenum cofactor biosynthesis protein MoaE, with the protein product MMRGAIVDRPLDPSALLAEASDPAHGAAVLFVGAVRDTNGGRGVRGIEYTAYREMAERELADILRETGARFPGARAVVEHRLGTLGLGEASVVIAVGHAHRGAAYDASRHVIEEIKRRLPIWKREHYADGTREWVHAGTGLAQPAEQAR